The DNA region TCCTCCCGCGCAGTGTCACGAGTTTGTCGGTGGAGTTTCGTTGACGGGCGGGCGAAGAAGCGTCAGAGTCGCCGGCGTCAGTCCGTAGCGCAGGACCGCGCTCGCGTGCACAACGGTACGCCGCCGCCAAGGAAATACTCCGTCGCACCGAAGTGCAGTCCACATCCTTGCCTGATCCGACGAAACCCACAGGCTTGTACAAGCGGGTGCGCGATAACTCACTGGGGAAGACGCTGCGTGGCTGGGAGCCGCAGGTGCGCTTCGGCGACGGGCTTGACCGAACCATTCGGTGGTATTACGAAACGAAGAACCCGGCGGCCGTCCGGGCTGACTTCGAGCTCCTGCTGACGGAGCCCCGGTACTGAATTACGGTGACCCTCAACCCAATGTCAAGTAAATCTATCGGACGGCGAACCGTAGAGATCGGACTCTACAGTCTTGGTCTTTTGTTGTTCCTAGAGGTTGTCTTTCGTGGCTTGTTTTCAATTGACCCCATTTTTCGTAAGTTAAGTGGGTATGACGATTCCTCCTCAAGGATTCACTGGATAAATCAACACACCGATCAGCAGCAGTTTGTCTACAAGTTCGATGCCTATCATCCGTCGAGAGGCTGGACGCTAAAGCCTGGTATCAAGGACATGGTGGTCTTCAAGAATAAGATCTTGAACTCCAACTCCATGGGCTTTAGGGGAAAAGCTGAGTATTCTTATGCTCGGCAATCGGGTAAACGTCGGATTCTTGTTTTTGGCGACTCCTATAGTTTCGGGGATGAAGTATCAGATGGCGAAACCTATTCACACTATCTGGAAAGCATCATGCCCGATACGGAGGTGCTTAATTTAGGTATTCACGGTTATGGACACGATCAAATGTTGCTCTACTTACAAGAAGAAGGGATCAAATATCGTCCAGACATCGTGATCTTGGGATATGTGTGGTTCGATATGAACCGCAATCTTTTTGAATTCAACAATTACTCTAAGCCGAAATTTGAAATACTGGATCACGAATTGCACCTCGTCAATGTTTCTGTTCCTTCTCCGGAGTGGTTCATAACGCACGAGTTCTACCGATTGAAAATTCTCGATCTCGGTGTGATCTTACGAGAGAAGATTCGGTGGACGCTCGGGTTGAATGACGAGAGAGCCAAAACGCTCACGACGTCTATTCTCAGAGAATTCGTAAGAACCACCCGGCAGATCAACGCGACGCCGGTCTTCGTGTATCTACCGGTGTTGGCAGAACTCATCAAATCCGATGAGGCGATGACCCCGAACGAACAATACCTGTATAAGAATTGTGAAGAACAGAAAATTGCGTGTCTGTTTCTTCGTCGTTCTTTCGTGGAAGAGGCGAAAAAGGGGACTACATTCAACACTCGAAGTCACTGGCTGGCAAACGAGCATTCGATCGCGGCAAAAAGCATCAAGGAATTTCTACAAACAGAATAGACCAGCACGCGACAACCAGCTAAAGGAAGGCGTGTTTCGAGAGCAAAGTCCCACAAGCTAGATGAACTCCTGTCGGCGCAGCTCCGCCGCCGTCTGTTCGAGTCCCCACTCCAGCGCCATCGGTTCGAAACCGAGGAGGCGGCGGGCCTTCTCGATGTTCGCGGCGCGATTGACCCAGGTGCGCGCTAGTCGTACGAGAAGGGCGGGGGGGCTTGCCGCCGACCGCGCCCCGCGCGCGCGTTCAGGGCAACAATCTGTTCGATCCAGGGTGGGGCGCAGAGTTGATAGGGTACATGACCGACGCGTGCGCCGGTCAGAGATATCAACTCACACTATTCAAGCCATCGAGCTCCGCCAATATTGATCGCCTCGTGTTGAAGATCGTTGCGATCAAGCAGCGATGGGCTCGACCGAACGATTCGGTGGTATTACGAAACCAAGAACGCTAAGGCGGTTCGGGCCGACTTCCAGCGGCTGCTGACGGAGCAGTGAAGGTGATCGCACCGAAGCTTCAACGGCGCTACGCTCAGGTTTCCGCCAGCGCCGACTGGTAGAAATGCGACGTCGAAGAGGCGCACGGACGGCGACGGGAATGCTAGACCCGCATCCATTTCGTGAACCATTGGTCGAGGATGAACGCGGAGTACACAATGGCCGTGAAGTTTCCCGCGCCCTGGGCGTGGGCGGCCAAAAGCTGCGAAATGCGCCCCATGTCGAGCAGCTCGGCCAGGGGACCGGAGGAGCTGGCGCCACGCACCGTGGTGGCGATCACGGAATCATGGCCGAGCCACCCCGGCAGTGGCATGGCGAATCCTTGCTTGGGTCGGTCGATCAGTGCGTCGGGCAACCACGGTCGCACCGCCTCCTTGAGCGCGAGTTTCGCGGCGTCATGACTTGCCAGCGCCGTTGCCGGGATTCCGGCCGCGAGTTCCATCACGTCCCGGTGAAGAAAGAGCGGCCGCACTTCGAGCGACACGGCCATGCTCGCGCGATCGACCTTGACCAGGATGTCCCCGGGGAGCGTTAGCGCGAAATCGAGGTGGCGCATCGAATTCACCAGACCGACCTCGTCGGGTGGTGCGGCGACCAGAAGCTGTTCGACCAGCCGATACGGATCGTAATGGCACAAGGCCTCGGCGAGCGGCCCTCGCGCCACCTGGCGCAGGAGGGGGAGGGGAAAACCGGTGCACAGCATGTCGGCAAGCATCTGAGGCGCCGCCAGGCCGTACTGCGCAAGCGTTCTCCGCCAGTGGCTTCCTTCGCTGAGCGTGTGTTGCGCAACCGCTGAGAGAGCACGCGCCACGCCGACCGGGAAGATGCCTGCGAGCTCCGATCGCCTGACCAGCCTCTGGTACTTGCGGTAGCCGGCAAAGATTTCATCGGCTCCATCACCCGACAGCGCGACCGTGATCGATCGGCGAGCCTCCCGGCAAAGATAGTAGGTTGGGACGCTGGAATAATCGTTGAATGGCTCGTCGTAGTGCCAACCGAGATGGTCGAGTACCGAGCCCACATCCGAGGGCTCCACCGTTCGCTCCACGTGTGATGTCCGGTAGCGATCGGCGACCTGGCGCGCCCATCGGCGCTCGTCGTATGCCGCGTCATCGAAACCGATGGTGAAGCTCCGGACGGCGTGCCCCGACAGGCTCAAGGCAGCCGTGACTGTAGAGGAGTCGACGCCTCCGCTGAGGAAGGTACCAAGCGGAACGTCCGCGATTGCCATCTCGTTCGCTGCACGCAGGAGCGTCGCCCGGATCTCCTCCGCCGTCGCGTCGCCGGACCGACTCACGAAAGGCAGCGACCAGTACCGCCGAGGCTCGTTGACGATCGTGCGCCCATCCTCACGCAACTCGACCACCATCGCATGAGCCGGCGCCAGTTTCCGCACGCCTTGCCAAATGCTCTTCGGATCGGCGACGAAGCCGAAGGTGAGGAAGTCGATCATCGCTTCGTAGTCGATGCGCCGATCGAGGCCCGGCCAGTCGAGCAGCCCTTTGATCTCGGATGCGAAGACGAAGGTCTCATTGACGAGCGCGTAATAAAGCGGCTTTTCGCCCGCCCGATCACGCGCGCAGAAGAGCCGGCGCGTTTTTGTGTCCCACAATGCGAAGGCGAACATGCCCGAAAGGTGATCGAGCAAGTCCGCTCCCCAGTGCCGGAATGCCTCGAGCAGCACTTCGGTATCCGATTCGGTTCGAAACCGGGCTCCTTCGCCTTCCAATGCCTTGCGGACCGCGCGGAAGTTGTAGATCTCTCCGTTGAATGTCACGACAAACCTTCCATCGTGGGAGCACATCGGCTGATTGGAGCGGACGTCGAGGTCGATAATTGAAAGACGCCGGTGTCCCAGGCATATGCGGCCGTCGACCGATTGCCACAAGCCGGCGTGATCCGGCCCGCGATGCGCCAACCTGTCACGCATCCGTTCGACAGTAGCTCGCTCGACCACCGCGCTGGAGAGGACGCCAACGATGCCACACATCAGGGCGAGTGACCTGTCATCTCGTACGCTTTGGAGGGCCCTTCACATGCCACCGCTTTAACATCACTTGGGCGCACCACTCCATGCGGGGGAGTCGTAACAGTCCCCACATGCCGGCAACCAACACCAGAAGCCGCCAGCGCTGAACGCTATGCGCCCGAGCTATCATTGTGATCTGCACCTCGCGCAATGCACCGCGCCCGGCAGGTAGTTCGTTCTTGATGTAGTGGCTGATCGCCGCCATCAGCCGGTCCTCCGATCGATGCGCCTCGTAGTTCAGGAGGGCCGTGGGTGTGGCGAGGGTGTTGTCCCCCGACGCGAGGTACTCGTCGAGAATGACAAAGTAGTTTTCGGGCGCGGTACGAAGGCGATGATAACGCTGCGACGAGTTGCCGTGGAAGTGCCGGTATTTCATCAGGTGGGATTCGAGCACCGCGATCGAATAGCACCGCGCGATGCGCAGCCACATCTCGAGATCCGCCGTATTGCGATAGCGAGCTTGACGATACGTTCCGACGTCCTCATGAACCGAGGCGCGTACCATTGCAGTTGGACAGACCAGGAATCCATTCTTGTACTTGAGCAGGGTATTCAGAACGACCGGGTAATCGAGCGGCTGCTCGCCGCGCACCTCCTCCGGGATCGATAGGCGGCCGTATTCCCGGCCCTCTGCGTCCACGAAGATGTCCGAGCAGAACACGGCCGCCACCTGCGGATGCGCCTGCAGGTACGAGACCTGCGTCTCGACGATCGTCGGCAGATAGATGTCGTCCGCGTGGTACGTCGCGATGAGCGAGCCGCGGGCACGCGCAATGCCGACGTTGACGTTGTCGTAAATGCCGAGATTGTTCGGTTGGCGTACGTAGGTGATCTTGCCTTCGTACTCCGCGGCGATCGCGGGCGTGTCATCGCTCGACGCATCGTCGAGCAGAATGATCTCCATGCTGGGGTAAGTCTGGGCGACGATCGAGTCGAGTGCTTCGCGCAGAAACGCGGCACCGTTGTAGCTCGGGACGAGGACGGATACAAGCGGCGGGTTGGTGGAGACAGGGAGAATCTTGTTCGCCATTTATGAACGTTCGGTGCGCCAGGATTTGCAGGCAACATTGCCGTCGGACGAGGGCTCCACGGGCAGCCTAACACATCCTGATGAGTGTGAAGGCGGCCTCCGGTGGCGCATGGCAATCGCTCCGGAACTCGCTTTCGCCCGACGCGACGACGCAATGGCATGCTCCCGAACTACGCGATCAGGCGAGTGTTTGTGGCGCTAGAGGCATCACGACGCTAGAGTCCTGCCCAGCACGTCGCCGTAAACTTTCGCGAGCCGGGCGGCCGTGACCTGCATGCCGAAGCGCGCCACCATGTCGGCGTGAAGCGCACGCCGGTCAAATTGCGCGCGCAGCCCCAGCATCTCGTCAATCGCGCGCGCCAACGCCTCCGGATCCTCGGATGGCACCAGCCGGCCATTCTCCGGTGTGATTATATCTTCCGGCCCTCCGCAGCGCGTTGCCACCACGGGTGTGCCGGACGCGATGGCCTCGGCAGTCACCGCCGAGAAGGTCTCGCGCCTGCTCGGCACCACGAGCAGCGCGCTGCGTTGCATCGCGGCGGCGACCTCCGCCGGGCTCGACTGTCCGGCGAAGCGAATGCGGCCCGCGAGCCCCAATTCGCCGACGAGTCGGCGCACTTCGTCCTCATCGCGCTGATAGCCCCTGTAGAAGGCGGCACCTATCACGAGCAGGCGGAGTGTGGGGCGCCGACGCGCCAGCGTGGCGAAGGCGCGGACCAGGATGTCGAGCCCTTTCACGCGTCGGATCACACCGACAAAGAGAAGCTGGTCGGGGTCCCAGGAGCCTTCCGTCTCCGACGGCGTGAAAGTCGCTTCGTCGACAACGTTGTGCACGACACGCGTGGTCACGTGACCGCCCATCGCGTCAACGATGTTCCGCTCGAGCGAAGTGCTGACCGGAAGGACCAACCGGACGGACGCCAGGGCCCGCAATACCTGCGCGCGGACGGCGGGGTAGTCGTCGAACCACGGTCGCCAGGGGGCTCCCTCCGTGGTAACCACGGGAAGGCCGTAGCGCCGGCCGAGCCGAGCCGCCAGGACGCCGTCGGGGTAAATGAAATGCGCGTGGATGAGGTCGAACCGGCGCTCCTCGTGCAGCCGGTCGGCGAGCCGGCGGACCGTGGGCCATATGAGCGCGGCCTCAAAGCGATGCAGAGCGTGTCCTGGCGGGAACGGCACACGAGGATGGAAGACGTCGTAGCCGGCATCCCGGCGCCGCGCCGCCACGCGGCGAAAGCGGGTGAACGCCTCGATAGGCAGGAGCGGCGGCGCATACGGGACCGGCGCAATCACCGTGGGGTCGACCAAGCGGCTTGAAGCCAGCACGAGACGCTGGGTCCACAGACCCAGCGTCGGCATGACGTTGTTTGGGTAATTGCGCGCGAGGACGAGGACTTGCAGCCGAGGCCCTGGTGCCATCAGGCGCTTCCCATCAAGCGGATTGTCGATACGAAGCCAACGAGCTTCGGCTTGCGTGCCACGGCCCCGACAACCACCTCGGTGGCGTGCACGTTGGTTTGTATCGTATGCACAGGGTGCTCGACGATCAGCCGTACGCCCACGGCAGCTTCGGGGAGCATCTGACCCGCTCGGGCTGGCCTCGGTATTCCGCGACCATGCGCGGAAGAGGATCGTCGCGGTCGTGGTCAACAATCATTGTGAACTGGCGTCCGTGATTCTGATGGCGGCTGGGCGTGCGGCTCAGCACCCGGACGCGACGATTATCGGCGACGAACTGCCCGGCGAGGTGACGACCTACGAAGCCCGTGCCACCAGTGACGAGGATCAGGATTCCACTCCCATCGAGCCCCCAAGAGGCGAAGAATAACATCCCGCTTGCCCAACCTGCCGCATCGTCTCTCCCTATCCTGAACGCGCCGGCGCGAGACGGAACTGTTGTATCATCGGAGTGTCTCCCGGCGGAGTGAGCTAGGATTTTTCCGAGGATCCAGGAATGACTGCCATCGAGCCGTCCGAGGCAGGGCGCGTCTTGCGCCTTGACCTGCTGGCCTGTCCGCAGTGCAAGGGCAAGCTGGAAGCGAACGCTGCGCACCTGGTCTGTAATCGTTGTGGCCACGACTATGCGGTTCTCGAAGGCATCCCGTGCTTCGCATCGCCGGATCGCTTCTACGATGAGTTCGCTCTTGTGCACTGTCCCTTCGCGGCCTCGCCGTCAGGACTTAAGCGGGTAACCCTGGGCGTTCTGCCTTTTTGGTCCTGGCAGGAGTGGAAGTTCTGGGATCGAGTGATCCCGCGCTGCGACCGCCTTCTCGATTTCGGCTGCGGCCGCGGCCGCGGGATCTTCATCGAACGCTCCCGCGAAACCGTAGGCTATGACGGTTCCCTGACTTTCCTGCGGGATTGCGCTCCCCGATATAGCGCGGTTGCCCTAGGCCAGCTTCCCCGA from Betaproteobacteria bacterium includes:
- a CDS encoding SGNH/GDSL hydrolase family protein, translated to MTLNPMSSKSIGRRTVEIGLYSLGLLLFLEVVFRGLFSIDPIFRKLSGYDDSSSRIHWINQHTDQQQFVYKFDAYHPSRGWTLKPGIKDMVVFKNKILNSNSMGFRGKAEYSYARQSGKRRILVFGDSYSFGDEVSDGETYSHYLESIMPDTEVLNLGIHGYGHDQMLLYLQEEGIKYRPDIVILGYVWFDMNRNLFEFNNYSKPKFEILDHELHLVNVSVPSPEWFITHEFYRLKILDLGVILREKIRWTLGLNDERAKTLTTSILREFVRTTRQINATPVFVYLPVLAELIKSDEAMTPNEQYLYKNCEEQKIACLFLRRSFVEEAKKGTTFNTRSHWLANEHSIAAKSIKEFLQTE
- the asnB gene encoding asparagine synthase (glutamine-hydrolyzing), which produces MCGIVGVLSSAVVERATVERMRDRLAHRGPDHAGLWQSVDGRICLGHRRLSIIDLDVRSNQPMCSHDGRFVVTFNGEIYNFRAVRKALEGEGARFRTESDTEVLLEAFRHWGADLLDHLSGMFAFALWDTKTRRLFCARDRAGEKPLYYALVNETFVFASEIKGLLDWPGLDRRIDYEAMIDFLTFGFVADPKSIWQGVRKLAPAHAMVVELREDGRTIVNEPRRYWSLPFVSRSGDATAEEIRATLLRAANEMAIADVPLGTFLSGGVDSSTVTAALSLSGHAVRSFTIGFDDAAYDERRWARQVADRYRTSHVERTVEPSDVGSVLDHLGWHYDEPFNDYSSVPTYYLCREARRSITVALSGDGADEIFAGYRKYQRLVRRSELAGIFPVGVARALSAVAQHTLSEGSHWRRTLAQYGLAAPQMLADMLCTGFPLPLLRQVARGPLAEALCHYDPYRLVEQLLVAAPPDEVGLVNSMRHLDFALTLPGDILVKVDRASMAVSLEVRPLFLHRDVMELAAGIPATALASHDAAKLALKEAVRPWLPDALIDRPKQGFAMPLPGWLGHDSVIATTVRGASSSGPLAELLDMGRISQLLAAHAQGAGNFTAIVYSAFILDQWFTKWMRV
- a CDS encoding glycosyltransferase — encoded protein: MAPGPRLQVLVLARNYPNNVMPTLGLWTQRLVLASSRLVDPTVIAPVPYAPPLLPIEAFTRFRRVAARRRDAGYDVFHPRVPFPPGHALHRFEAALIWPTVRRLADRLHEERRFDLIHAHFIYPDGVLAARLGRRYGLPVVTTEGAPWRPWFDDYPAVRAQVLRALASVRLVLPVSTSLERNIVDAMGGHVTTRVVHNVVDEATFTPSETEGSWDPDQLLFVGVIRRVKGLDILVRAFATLARRRPTLRLLVIGAAFYRGYQRDEDEVRRLVGELGLAGRIRFAGQSSPAEVAAAMQRSALLVVPSRRETFSAVTAEAIASGTPVVATRCGGPEDIITPENGRLVPSEDPEALARAIDEMLGLRAQFDRRALHADMVARFGMQVTAARLAKVYGDVLGRTLAS
- a CDS encoding glycosyltransferase; this translates as MANKILPVSTNPPLVSVLVPSYNGAAFLREALDSIVAQTYPSMEIILLDDASSDDTPAIAAEYEGKITYVRQPNNLGIYDNVNVGIARARGSLIATYHADDIYLPTIVETQVSYLQAHPQVAAVFCSDIFVDAEGREYGRLSIPEEVRGEQPLDYPVVLNTLLKYKNGFLVCPTAMVRASVHEDVGTYRQARYRNTADLEMWLRIARCYSIAVLESHLMKYRHFHGNSSQRYHRLRTAPENYFVILDEYLASGDNTLATPTALLNYEAHRSEDRLMAAISHYIKNELPAGRGALREVQITMIARAHSVQRWRLLVLVAGMWGLLRLPRMEWCAQVMLKRWHVKGPPKRTR
- a CDS encoding NAD(P)-dependent oxidoreductase → MLFFASWGLDGSGILILVTGGTGFVGRHLAGQFVADNRRVRVLSRTPSRHQNHGRQFTMIVDHDRDDPLPRMVAEYRGQPERVRCSPKLPWAYG